The Candidatus Tanganyikabacteria bacterium DNA segment GCGCCGCCGAAGGCGCAACGAATTAGTGCGGCGGGACACTAGTGCCTAGCCCTTGCCGCCGTGGTTCTTGATCATGTCCTGGATCCGCTGCACGACCGCGGGATCGCTGGCATGCTGGAGGGCGTCATGCCACTCCTTGAGCGCCTTTTCGGGCTTGCCGATGGAATGGTAGGCGATCCCCAGATTGATGTGCGCATTGACGTGCTTGGGGTGGGTCTTGAGCGCCTTCTGGTACGCGGCGATCGCCTCGAGGGGCCGATCCTGGTACAGGATTGCCGTGCCGCAGTCGACCTGCACGTCGGGGTTGACCGGATCGAGCGCCAGGGCCTGCAGGTAGTACTTC contains these protein-coding regions:
- a CDS encoding tetratricopeptide repeat protein → MAVDELELQIRRANRRRKAFSIVVLAPLVAALLISSVYTFMPFVSGPPEARDAAPARPADNRAALAAAVEANPKDLETLVALANAHYDASDWKQAEKYYLQALALDPVNPDVQVDCGTAILYQDRPLEAIAAYQKALKTHPKHVNAHINLGIAYHSIGKPEKALKEWHDALQHASDPAVVQRIQDMIKNHGGKG